One Dysosmobacter welbionis DNA segment encodes these proteins:
- a CDS encoding reverse transcriptase domain-containing protein, protein MTSEERREARYKRRQERRRRNRQTRSDRLGGLEGVFSYHTMFKHGKKCCNGVRWKASTQNFELHLFSGTAKRRREVLTGKWKPGKTVSFPLCERGKFRIIDAPHITDRQIHKVLTKEVLAPLYCPGMIYDNGASQKGKGLHFHYKRLKEHLRWHCRRYGRTGAMFLMDFHHFFPEAPHALIYERHRELILDPNLRALADLVVAAVPGGVGMPLGVEPSQQEMVALPSFLDNWMKCQLSIHGMSHYMDDYDAVLESRERAERVKAEAIRRAEAKGLQVNRNKCHVIDLDKPFRFCKAKFQILPSGRIITHGCRDGMKRARRKLRYFRQQVDTGEKIVEQVAEWLKGPIAYYEQFNDHGRVLKLRRLYYALFIKGRKTEEVKPCIGS, encoded by the coding sequence ATGACCAGCGAGGAGCGCCGGGAGGCGCGTTACAAACGCCGCCAGGAACGACGGCGGCGGAACAGGCAAACCCGCAGCGACAGGCTGGGCGGCCTGGAGGGCGTTTTCAGTTACCACACCATGTTTAAGCATGGGAAAAAGTGCTGCAATGGGGTGCGCTGGAAAGCGTCCACACAGAACTTTGAACTGCACTTGTTTTCCGGCACGGCGAAACGCCGGCGCGAGGTGCTAACCGGCAAATGGAAGCCGGGAAAAACCGTATCATTCCCGCTGTGTGAGCGGGGAAAGTTTCGGATCATCGACGCGCCGCACATCACGGACCGGCAGATCCACAAGGTGCTGACCAAGGAGGTACTGGCGCCGCTCTACTGCCCCGGCATGATCTACGACAACGGCGCCAGCCAAAAGGGCAAGGGCCTGCATTTTCATTACAAGAGGCTAAAGGAACACCTGCGCTGGCATTGCCGGAGGTACGGGAGAACAGGGGCCATGTTCCTGATGGATTTTCACCACTTTTTCCCGGAGGCGCCCCATGCGCTGATATACGAACGACACCGGGAGCTGATCCTGGATCCAAACCTGCGGGCGCTGGCGGATCTGGTGGTGGCAGCGGTGCCGGGCGGTGTGGGTATGCCGCTGGGCGTGGAGCCGAGCCAGCAGGAAATGGTGGCGCTTCCCTCTTTCCTGGACAACTGGATGAAATGCCAGCTTTCGATCCACGGAATGAGCCACTACATGGACGATTACGACGCGGTGCTGGAGAGCCGGGAGCGGGCGGAGCGGGTGAAAGCGGAAGCGATCCGCCGGGCCGAGGCCAAGGGGCTGCAAGTGAACCGGAACAAATGCCATGTGATTGACCTGGACAAGCCCTTTCGTTTTTGTAAAGCCAAGTTTCAGATTTTGCCCAGCGGGAGGATCATCACACACGGGTGCCGGGACGGCATGAAGCGGGCGCGGCGCAAGCTGCGGTATTTCCGCCAGCAGGTGGACACTGGGGAAAAGATCGTGGAGCAGGTGGCGGAATGGCTGAAAGGCCCAATCGCCTACTATGAGCAATTCAACGACCATGGGCGGGTGCTGAAACTGCGCCGCCTGTATTATGCCCTGTTCATCAAGGGCAGGAAAACCGAGGAGGTAAAACCATGTATCGGATCGTAA
- a CDS encoding carbohydrate-binding protein translates to MYRIVKDGAALALIEAPTYVRQAGNGCFVLCQEDQATGIAYGGTVYHLLGREAVEGAESVILEETDAGEEIERTATTNGIVFTTMAEAGSIDNVTAAEHADLFSPWAYPVNYTAGQIRRYTDGKLYKCLQAHTSQADWTPDTAVSLWVSISDPAEEWPEWSQPLGAHDAYDQGAKVSHNGKHWISNVAANVWEPGVYGWTEAEETETETEA, encoded by the coding sequence ATGTATCGGATCGTAAAAGACGGGGCGGCCCTGGCGCTGATCGAGGCCCCCACCTATGTACGGCAGGCAGGAAACGGGTGTTTTGTGCTGTGCCAGGAGGACCAGGCGACGGGGATTGCCTACGGCGGGACCGTGTACCACCTGCTGGGCCGGGAGGCCGTGGAGGGAGCCGAGAGCGTGATCCTGGAGGAAACGGACGCTGGGGAGGAGATCGAGCGGACGGCCACCACAAACGGGATCGTATTCACCACCATGGCGGAGGCCGGATCCATCGACAATGTGACAGCGGCAGAACACGCGGACCTGTTTTCCCCGTGGGCTTACCCAGTCAACTATACGGCGGGACAGATCCGGCGCTACACGGACGGGAAACTATACAAATGCCTCCAGGCGCACACAAGTCAAGCTGACTGGACACCGGACACGGCGGTGAGCCTGTGGGTGAGCATTTCGGATCCGGCAGAGGAATGGCCGGAGTGGTCACAGCCGTTGGGGGCACACGATGCCTACGACCAGGGCGCAAAAGTGAGCCACAACGGGAAACATTGGATCAGTAATGTGGCGGCAAATGTATGGGAGCCTGGTGTGTACGGGTGGACAGAGGCAGAGGAAACCGAAACAGAAACGGAGGCGTAA
- a CDS encoding isoaspartyl peptidase → MGKAYIVKRRARIDTITGPVNLPYGTEVEAVEDRLTYQGRQLCAVTSRKAHLYFARNDDGQGQERGALTLAITKRLEKRDKDHQRRWDLVWEDPVCQKYRHPEHEDHFLWGHAFFEAPVDDLRHIAALIGARG, encoded by the coding sequence ATGGGGAAAGCCTATATTGTCAAGCGGCGGGCGAGGATCGACACCATCACCGGGCCGGTCAATCTACCCTATGGCACCGAGGTGGAGGCCGTGGAGGATCGCCTGACCTATCAAGGGCGCCAGCTGTGCGCAGTAACGAGCCGAAAGGCGCACCTGTATTTTGCCAGGAATGATGACGGGCAGGGCCAGGAGCGGGGCGCCCTGACGCTGGCCATCACAAAACGGCTGGAGAAGCGGGACAAGGACCATCAACGGCGCTGGGATCTGGTATGGGAGGATCCCGTGTGCCAGAAATACCGGCACCCGGAGCATGAGGATCATTTTCTGTGGGGCCACGCATTTTTCGAGGCCCCGGTGGATGACCTGCGGCACATTGCCGCGCTGATCGGCGCAAGGGGGTGA
- a CDS encoding LysM peptidoglycan-binding domain-containing protein, whose amino-acid sequence MTENQLRQNVANIINAWVGATKGSAKHLEILEIYNGHEPLARGYKMQVKDAYCAATVSAAYIKAGIAEYTGTECGVEKFTVVAKNKGIWVENDAHTPKIGDACVYDWDDSGTGDNTGSGDHIGIVTQAGASTFVVTEGNMSGGKVGKRTMAVNGKYIRGFICPDFAAIAKKMGGGSSDTTGGATIYTVKSGDTLSKIANTYGTTVDTLAEINAIKNKNLIRVGQVIMLQDTAQAAADKLEALGVINSPDYWADAAEAGKVQYLGILLKKAAQTITKAGTRTNTPEEGVAALVAAGVINTPEFWLANYNTFPSLDLLLCALGGAVK is encoded by the coding sequence ATGACAGAGAACCAACTGCGGCAGAATGTGGCCAACATTATCAACGCATGGGTGGGCGCAACAAAGGGAAGCGCCAAGCACCTGGAGATCCTGGAGATCTACAACGGGCACGAGCCGCTGGCCCGCGGCTACAAAATGCAGGTGAAAGACGCCTATTGTGCGGCAACCGTCAGCGCGGCGTATATCAAGGCGGGGATTGCGGAGTACACCGGGACAGAGTGCGGCGTGGAAAAGTTCACCGTGGTGGCCAAGAACAAGGGAATTTGGGTTGAGAACGACGCACACACGCCAAAGATCGGGGACGCCTGCGTGTACGATTGGGACGATAGCGGAACCGGCGACAACACCGGATCCGGGGACCACATCGGGATTGTCACCCAGGCGGGAGCCTCCACTTTCGTGGTGACAGAGGGGAACATGTCCGGCGGAAAAGTGGGAAAGCGCACCATGGCGGTGAATGGAAAATACATCCGCGGCTTTATCTGCCCGGACTTTGCCGCCATTGCAAAGAAAATGGGCGGCGGATCCTCCGACACAACGGGAGGCGCCACGATCTACACGGTGAAGTCCGGGGACACCCTTTCCAAGATCGCCAATACATACGGCACGACGGTGGACACCCTGGCGGAGATCAACGCCATCAAAAACAAAAACCTGATCCGGGTGGGACAGGTGATCATGCTCCAGGACACGGCCCAGGCAGCTGCCGACAAGCTGGAGGCGCTGGGCGTGATCAATTCCCCGGACTACTGGGCAGACGCGGCGGAGGCCGGGAAAGTCCAATACCTGGGGATCCTGCTGAAAAAGGCGGCGCAGACTATCACAAAGGCCGGGACGCGCACCAATACGCCGGAGGAGGGCGTGGCCGCCCTGGTGGCCGCCGGCGTGATCAATACGCCGGAGTTCTGGCTGGCCAATTACAACACATTCCCCTCCCTGGACCTGCTGCTGTGCGCCCTGGGCGGGGCTGTGAAATAA
- a CDS encoding antitoxin — protein sequence MEQRKGTAATRAKNKYNAENYDRLYPYVKRGKKEKYQRAAEAAGCSLNEFMEKAMDKLADEILGE from the coding sequence ATGGAACAGAGAAAAGGAACAGCCGCAACGAGGGCGAAAAACAAATATAACGCCGAAAATTATGATCGGCTTTATCCCTATGTAAAGCGGGGGAAGAAAGAGAAATACCAAAGAGCGGCGGAGGCCGCCGGGTGTAGCCTGAACGAGTTTATGGAAAAGGCAATGGATAAACTGGCGGACGAAATCCTGGGGGAATAA
- a CDS encoding helix-turn-helix domain-containing protein: MKFYEINGKRNLCGDRIREARQKRRLSQSDLCKLLQLRGIMVERDVISRMESGSRIVTDFEAVAIAEVLEVPVLWLLGKE, translated from the coding sequence GTGAAGTTTTACGAGATCAACGGAAAAAGGAATTTGTGCGGGGACAGGATCCGGGAGGCCAGGCAGAAACGGAGGCTTTCCCAGTCAGACCTATGCAAGCTGCTGCAACTGCGGGGGATCATGGTGGAGCGGGATGTGATCAGCCGCATGGAGAGCGGGAGCAGAATTGTGACGGACTTTGAAGCTGTGGCCATTGCGGAGGTCCTGGAGGTCCCCGTGCTGTGGCTGCTGGGCAAAGAATAG
- a CDS encoding IS30 family transposase: MKGYKHLTEHDRNKIAKMKKEGATLREIGAALHVSAATVCREIKRGTYTYMNADYIEVTEYIPERSHQRYRANMEAKGPGLKIGNHRDYAEKLEELIVDQDFSPSAALHEIENHPEIYGDFGIRVCRQTLYSYVDKRIFARLTNKDLPFKGSRRKTKTKHIHRMKSASKGDSIEKRPEEVNTRQEPGHWEMDLVVSCRGGHKCLLVLTERVTRQEIMRLIPDKTAGSVVRALNTIERKYGKLFPAVFKSITVDNGSEFADCAGLEQSVLKKRAKRTKMYYCHPYCSSERGSNEKQNQMIRRKFPKGTNFDKVSPKEVKMVEDWLNRYPRKILGWYSSADMFRALIEAV; this comes from the coding sequence ATGAAAGGATATAAACACCTGACAGAGCATGACCGGAACAAAATTGCAAAGATGAAAAAAGAGGGGGCCACCCTGCGGGAGATAGGGGCGGCCCTCCATGTGAGCGCGGCCACCGTATGCCGGGAGATAAAGCGCGGGACATATACATACATGAACGCGGATTACATCGAGGTAACCGAGTACATCCCGGAGCGGTCACACCAGAGATACCGGGCCAATATGGAAGCGAAAGGGCCGGGCCTGAAAATCGGAAATCACAGGGATTATGCGGAGAAATTGGAGGAGCTGATCGTGGATCAAGATTTTAGCCCCTCCGCCGCCCTGCATGAAATTGAAAACCACCCGGAGATTTACGGGGATTTTGGGATCCGGGTATGCCGTCAAACTCTGTATTCCTATGTGGACAAGAGGATCTTTGCGCGACTGACCAACAAGGATCTGCCCTTTAAGGGGTCCAGGAGAAAGACGAAAACCAAGCACATCCACCGCATGAAATCCGCCTCCAAGGGGGACAGCATAGAGAAAAGGCCGGAGGAAGTCAACACACGCCAGGAGCCGGGACACTGGGAGATGGATCTGGTGGTGTCCTGCCGCGGCGGCCACAAGTGCCTCCTGGTGCTGACCGAGCGGGTAACGCGCCAGGAGATTATGCGGCTGATCCCGGACAAGACCGCCGGCAGCGTGGTGCGGGCCTTGAACACAATAGAGCGGAAATATGGGAAACTGTTCCCGGCTGTTTTTAAGTCAATCACCGTGGACAATGGGTCAGAGTTCGCGGACTGCGCCGGCCTGGAGCAATCCGTATTAAAAAAGCGGGCGAAGCGCACGAAAATGTACTACTGTCACCCATATTGTAGCAGCGAAAGAGGAAGCAACGAAAAGCAAAACCAGATGATCCGGCGGAAGTTTCCAAAGGGGACAAACTTTGATAAAGTTTCCCCAAAGGAGGTAAAAATGGTGGAGGACTGGCTGAACAGATACCCCCGCAAGATCCTGGGATGGTACAGCAGCGCGGACATGTTCCGGGCACTGATCGAGGCCGTTTGA
- a CDS encoding InlB B-repeat-containing protein — translation MKKRILSAFLVLCMMLTMVPTAALAAEDPGGGNGSDRVHTESNDGVVVDKTVNYDEDGNYSLTLEAYVTNEVTKGSKTTPLDIVLVLDVSGSMDDDLGESTWEYTPTDEQRWSYSDINGSRWTTYYFRDDDGNYYEVEAESDGSWGNRQYSIGYYTGSGVYRDWNQLGTTSRNQNANLWTGTLYTRQEITTSKMEAMQSAVNGFIDQVAENAAGADNDVTHRISIVKFADDSYADSVGNDRQDDYYAYNYTQIVKDFTTVDAAGVQQLTGAIEALEPAGATSVDYGLTLAQDVLDGQWRHDGGEWWVEDPTLTGARQDAKQVVVVFTDGEPNHGNDFDDDVAATAVNLAHDLKNNGVTVYTIGMFEDADPDDIRDNFNKYMNGVSSNYPNATATNRFGQASWNFCNLGTRVTEGNYYFAADDAEELENAFSTIADNVSTSKVAAGANTVLSDTLSDFFTFPEGLTGSSDAVTVQYAKVTGQDQYGKYTWDSLQTLDGVTPVVNADSKTITVEGFDYTDHAVTKTTENGNVTWSGGKLVLTFPIQPDVNGSWSDADTYVTNDTGEHKAGLSGYMVDEKPNQSLELTESPEAPVETYQVLYVANADDADGTVTDPKYYITGGEAMVLQNMFTRPGYEFTGWNTEKNGAGTPYAAGSAITIKNTDVTLYAQWKSSTASYRVEYYQQNLKDDNYSIVAADTLTPSGTVGDTATAEIKEYEGFTYNESRSNSSGIIAEDGTLVLKLYYDRNEYTVTYEYEGTVPAGAPEVPGEQTCKYGETVELAKMPDVTDYRFSGWYSEDVALSGGSFTMPDHAVAQMSIGKRNKK, via the coding sequence ATGAAGAAACGGATCTTGTCAGCATTTCTGGTCCTCTGTATGATGCTGACAATGGTTCCCACTGCTGCCTTGGCGGCAGAAGACCCTGGCGGCGGCAACGGGAGCGACCGGGTCCACACAGAGAGCAACGACGGCGTCGTGGTGGACAAGACGGTCAACTATGATGAGGACGGAAATTATTCCCTGACCCTGGAGGCCTATGTCACCAACGAGGTGACCAAGGGAAGCAAGACCACACCGCTGGATATTGTGCTGGTGCTGGATGTCTCCGGGTCGATGGATGATGACCTGGGAGAGAGCACGTGGGAATATACCCCCACTGATGAACAGAGATGGTCGTATAGCGACATCAACGGGTCTCGGTGGACGACGTATTATTTCCGCGATGATGACGGCAACTACTACGAAGTGGAAGCTGAAAGTGATGGTTCTTGGGGGAACCGGCAATATTCCATCGGGTATTATACCGGCAGCGGGGTTTACCGGGACTGGAATCAGCTCGGTACTACCAGCAGGAACCAGAATGCCAACCTTTGGACAGGTACTCTTTACACGCGCCAAGAGATAACGACTTCCAAGATGGAGGCCATGCAGAGCGCTGTAAACGGCTTCATTGATCAAGTGGCCGAAAACGCGGCGGGTGCAGACAATGACGTGACCCACCGAATCAGCATTGTCAAGTTTGCGGATGACTCCTACGCGGACAGCGTCGGAAACGACCGCCAAGACGACTATTATGCCTACAACTATACACAGATCGTCAAGGACTTTACCACCGTCGATGCGGCGGGCGTTCAGCAGCTGACCGGCGCAATCGAAGCGCTGGAGCCCGCCGGCGCCACCAGCGTAGACTACGGCCTGACCCTTGCGCAGGACGTCCTGGACGGACAGTGGAGACACGACGGCGGCGAGTGGTGGGTCGAGGATCCGACGCTGACCGGCGCCCGGCAGGACGCCAAGCAGGTCGTGGTGGTCTTTACCGATGGTGAGCCCAACCACGGCAACGACTTTGATGACGATGTCGCAGCAACCGCTGTCAATCTGGCCCACGATTTGAAAAACAACGGCGTGACCGTGTACACCATCGGTATGTTTGAGGATGCGGATCCCGATGATATACGGGACAACTTCAACAAGTACATGAACGGTGTGTCTTCCAACTATCCCAATGCCACGGCAACAAATCGGTTCGGACAAGCAAGCTGGAATTTTTGCAATCTTGGCACCCGCGTGACGGAAGGCAACTACTACTTCGCGGCGGACGATGCCGAGGAGCTGGAAAACGCTTTCAGCACCATCGCCGATAACGTGAGCACCTCCAAGGTGGCGGCCGGCGCGAACACGGTGCTGTCCGACACGCTGTCGGACTTCTTCACCTTCCCGGAGGGGCTGACAGGCAGTTCCGATGCGGTGACGGTCCAGTATGCGAAGGTCACTGGGCAGGACCAATACGGCAAATATACCTGGGATTCTCTGCAGACGCTTGATGGCGTTACCCCTGTGGTAAATGCCGACAGCAAGACCATCACTGTGGAGGGCTTTGACTATACAGACCATGCGGTGACGAAGACTACTGAGAACGGCAACGTCACTTGGTCCGGCGGCAAGCTGGTCCTGACGTTCCCCATCCAGCCCGATGTAAACGGCAGCTGGAGCGACGCCGATACCTATGTGACAAATGACACGGGCGAACACAAGGCCGGTCTGAGCGGCTACATGGTGGATGAGAAGCCGAATCAGTCTCTGGAGCTGACGGAGTCCCCCGAAGCGCCGGTGGAGACGTATCAGGTGTTGTATGTTGCCAACGCCGATGATGCCGACGGTACGGTCACGGACCCCAAGTACTACATCACCGGCGGCGAGGCCATGGTGCTCCAAAACATGTTCACCCGGCCGGGGTATGAGTTTACCGGGTGGAACACCGAGAAGAACGGCGCCGGAACGCCTTATGCGGCGGGGAGTGCCATCACTATCAAAAACACCGATGTGACCCTGTACGCCCAGTGGAAGTCCTCCACGGCCAGCTATCGGGTAGAGTACTATCAGCAGAATTTGAAAGATGATAACTACTCGATCGTTGCAGCTGATACATTGACACCCTCTGGTACTGTCGGAGATACTGCCACTGCTGAAATCAAGGAATACGAAGGCTTCACTTATAATGAAAGCCGTTCGAATTCCTCCGGTATCATCGCCGAGGACGGCACGCTGGTGCTGAAGCTGTACTACGACCGGAACGAGTACACAGTGACGTATGAGTATGAAGGTACAGTCCCTGCGGGTGCGCCGGAAGTGCCGGGTGAACAGACCTGCAAGTACGGTGAGACTGTGGAACTGGCAAAGATGCCGGATGTCACAGATTACCGCTTCAGCGGCTGGTATTCTGAAGATGTTGCGCTGAGTGGAGGTTCATTTACAATGCCCGATCATGCTGTTGCGCAAATGTCAATAGGTAAGCGTAACAAAAAGTAA
- a CDS encoding tyrosine-type recombinase/integrase: MRSPEALKPRETHRTPDWPGAELSMETIRAYLADLSGRGRRKGTVQMYSAKLRALYDYLPPDKQISRGTLAAWRAFLLEAGYSPSTVNTHLSAANGLMEYMGRRDLQLVGQLEADKGLQPELSRVEYLRLLQAARILEKERTYLLVKIFALAGIRVGELPQVTVERVRAGRLPVRTGRERRYVPLPACLQGELLDYARRQGLTAGPVFCTRNGKGMSRTQVTEEIQTLCHDARVEEEKGTPRCLRKLYLATRAEVERGVRLLAEQSYERMLDTEQLAAGWAEGTGHSIHKDVYI; the protein is encoded by the coding sequence ATGAGGAGTCCAGAGGCTCTGAAGCCGCGGGAGACACACCGCACACCGGACTGGCCCGGCGCCGAGCTCAGCATGGAGACCATCCGGGCTTATCTGGCGGACCTGTCCGGCAGGGGACGCCGCAAGGGCACGGTGCAGATGTACAGTGCCAAGCTGCGGGCCCTCTATGACTACCTGCCCCCGGACAAGCAGATCTCCCGGGGAACGCTGGCTGCTTGGCGAGCATTCCTGCTGGAGGCAGGGTATTCCCCCAGCACCGTGAATACCCACCTGTCTGCCGCCAACGGGCTGATGGAGTACATGGGGCGGCGGGACCTGCAGTTGGTGGGGCAGCTGGAGGCGGACAAGGGCCTCCAGCCGGAACTGAGCCGGGTGGAGTATCTGCGGCTGCTGCAGGCTGCCAGGATACTGGAAAAGGAGCGGACCTACCTGCTGGTGAAAATATTCGCCCTGGCGGGCATCCGGGTGGGGGAGCTGCCTCAGGTGACCGTTGAGCGGGTGCGGGCCGGGCGCCTGCCGGTCCGTACCGGCAGGGAGCGGCGATACGTCCCGTTGCCCGCCTGTCTGCAGGGGGAGCTGCTGGACTACGCCCGGCGGCAGGGCCTGACGGCGGGGCCGGTGTTCTGCACCCGGAACGGGAAAGGCATGAGCCGGACCCAGGTGACGGAGGAGATCCAGACCCTGTGTCATGACGCCCGGGTAGAGGAGGAAAAGGGAACGCCCCGGTGCCTGCGGAAGCTGTATCTGGCTACCCGGGCGGAGGTGGAGCGCGGCGTGCGCCTGTTGGCGGAGCAGTCCTACGAGCGGATGCTGGACACGGAGCAGCTGGCCGCCGGGTGGGCGGAGGGAACCGGTCATTCCATCCATAAGGATGTTTACATATAA
- a CDS encoding tyrosine-type recombinase/integrase, translated as MQDYTITGEQLQAFRQRLVWEEKSPATIEKYLRDAADFTAWLDGRAASKAAAGAWKAALLEAKLAPATINVKLAAVNRFLVFLGWPAFRVKPLRIQRRLFRDDSRELTRPEYLRLLETARTQGRERLALLLETICGTGIRVSEVRYVTVEAVYRGRAEISLKGKIRTILLPGKLCRKLLKYARKQKIASGEIFLTRNEKGISRRQIWAEMKALCDKAGVAPSKVFPHNLRHLFAKTFYRVCRDVARLADVLGHSSIETTRIYLISTGTEHAGTLARLGLIC; from the coding sequence GTGCAAGACTATACCATCACAGGAGAACAGCTCCAGGCGTTCAGGCAGCGCCTGGTGTGGGAGGAAAAGAGCCCCGCCACCATCGAGAAATACCTGCGGGATGCGGCGGATTTTACCGCCTGGCTGGACGGCCGGGCGGCGTCCAAGGCGGCGGCGGGGGCCTGGAAGGCCGCCTTGCTGGAGGCGAAGCTGGCGCCGGCCACCATCAACGTCAAGCTGGCGGCGGTCAACCGGTTCCTTGTATTTCTGGGCTGGCCGGCGTTTCGGGTGAAGCCCCTGCGCATCCAGCGGCGGCTGTTCCGGGACGACAGCCGGGAGCTGACGAGGCCGGAGTACCTCCGCCTGCTGGAGACCGCCCGCACCCAGGGCCGGGAACGGCTGGCGCTGCTGCTGGAAACCATTTGCGGCACCGGAATCCGGGTGTCCGAGGTGCGCTATGTCACCGTGGAGGCCGTGTACCGGGGAAGGGCCGAAATCTCCTTGAAGGGCAAGATCCGGACCATCCTGCTGCCGGGCAAGCTCTGCCGCAAGCTCCTCAAATACGCCAGGAAACAAAAAATCGCTTCCGGCGAGATTTTTCTCACTAGAAACGAAAAAGGCATCTCCCGCCGGCAGATCTGGGCGGAGATGAAAGCGCTGTGCGACAAGGCGGGCGTGGCACCTAGCAAGGTGTTTCCCCACAATCTGCGGCACCTGTTCGCCAAGACGTTCTACCGTGTCTGCCGGGACGTGGCCAGGCTGGCGGACGTTCTGGGCCACTCCAGTATTGAGACGACCCGGATTTACCTGATCTCCACGGGCACCGAGCACGCCGGGACTCTGGCACGGCTGGGGCTGATCTGTTAG
- a CDS encoding histidine kinase, protein MRTAKRTPLIHAGRAFVLALAAGLVLVGCMEWSRRNQERDRMGYVASAIGAETYEFMLSEMSKTRVLEAYLIQTSGDYSDFGRVAHVLLREDYVRNVLFAPDGIVDGVFPLEGNEDVVGLNMYGDGAGNLEAQAAIEKEALYIAGPFQLIQGGLGIAGRLPVFLTDEQGQRYFWGIVSVTLDFPAALSGSSVERVNAQGFACQIWRINPDDGQKQVILETADPLPEGVRTVDHAQELFNSVWTVSLAPLRPWYLQISLWLGVAVSLLVALLAAAGVYYAGRLRQLQLEKSQRAIQQLQEQLEREQGNMLLNQIRSHFFYHTLNALQALIVLKPEAAYKMAGDFARYLRFTLDSVTADGGIGSFREEIRAVRAYADINQQQLGDRLHMVYEIPDVDFPIPLLTIQPIVENAILHGIKPKVGGGTVSLKLEELPDHWQVTVTDDGVGFGLEAVREKGSIGLENVRRRIARFPGSELRITSTVGMGTQAVLTYGKRGKNMENLSKST, encoded by the coding sequence GTGCGGACCGCAAAGCGGACGCCTCTGATTCACGCCGGACGGGCTTTTGTACTGGCCCTGGCGGCCGGACTGGTGCTTGTTGGCTGCATGGAGTGGAGCCGCCGGAACCAGGAGCGGGACCGCATGGGCTATGTCGCCAGCGCCATCGGGGCGGAGACGTATGAGTTTATGCTCTCCGAGATGAGCAAAACCCGCGTTCTGGAGGCCTATCTCATCCAGACCAGCGGGGACTATTCGGACTTCGGCAGGGTCGCCCATGTCCTGCTGCGGGAGGACTATGTGCGAAACGTCCTCTTCGCGCCGGACGGGATCGTGGACGGTGTCTTTCCCCTGGAGGGAAACGAGGATGTCGTCGGGCTGAACATGTACGGGGACGGGGCCGGCAATCTGGAGGCTCAAGCTGCCATCGAAAAAGAGGCGCTGTATATCGCCGGCCCCTTCCAGCTGATCCAGGGCGGCCTGGGCATCGCCGGGCGGCTGCCGGTCTTTCTGACGGACGAACAGGGCCAGCGGTATTTCTGGGGCATTGTCTCCGTGACGCTGGACTTTCCGGCCGCCCTGTCCGGAAGCTCCGTGGAGCGGGTAAATGCCCAGGGCTTCGCCTGCCAAATTTGGCGCATCAATCCGGACGACGGACAGAAACAGGTGATTCTCGAGACGGCGGACCCGCTGCCGGAGGGTGTGCGGACTGTGGACCACGCGCAGGAGCTGTTCAACTCTGTCTGGACCGTCTCCCTGGCGCCCCTGCGGCCCTGGTATCTCCAGATCAGCCTGTGGCTGGGGGTGGCGGTGAGCCTGCTGGTGGCGTTGCTGGCTGCGGCGGGCGTCTACTACGCGGGCCGGCTGCGGCAGCTGCAGCTGGAAAAATCCCAGCGGGCCATCCAGCAGCTGCAGGAGCAGCTGGAGCGGGAACAGGGCAATATGCTGCTGAACCAGATCCGCTCCCACTTCTTTTACCACACCCTCAACGCTCTGCAGGCCCTGATCGTCCTGAAGCCGGAGGCGGCCTACAAAATGGCCGGAGACTTCGCCCGCTACCTGCGGTTCACACTGGACTCCGTCACTGCCGACGGCGGGATCGGCTCCTTCCGGGAGGAGATCCGGGCGGTCCGGGCCTATGCGGATATCAACCAGCAGCAGCTGGGGGACCGGCTGCACATGGTCTACGAGATTCCCGACGTGGACTTTCCCATCCCCCTGCTGACCATCCAACCCATTGTGGAGAATGCCATCCTCCACGGCATCAAGCCCAAGGTGGGCGGCGGAACCGTCTCTTTGAAGCTGGAAGAGCTGCCGGACCACTGGCAGGTCACGGTGACGGACGACGGCGTGGGCTTCGGCCTGGAAGCTGTCCGAGAGAAGGGCTCCATCGGGCTGGAGAATGTGCGGCGGCGCATAGCCCGCTTCCCCGGCAGCGAGCTGCGGATCACCAGCACAGTGGGCATGGGCACACAGGCTGTCCTGACTTATGGAAAGCGGGGGAAAAACATGGAAAATCTTTCAAAATCGACCTGA